The following are encoded together in the Heliangelus exortis chromosome 15, bHelExo1.hap1, whole genome shotgun sequence genome:
- the LRRTM2 gene encoding leucine-rich repeat transmembrane neuronal protein 2 isoform X2: MQPPMYSKEWLSSLHPELFYGLRKLQTLHLRSNSLRTIPVRLFWDCRSLEFLDLSTNRLRSLARNGFAGLIKLRELHLEHNQLTKINFAHFLRLSSLHTLFLQWNKISNLTCGMEWTWGTLEKLDLTGNEIKAIDLTVFETMPNLKTLLMDNNKLTTLDSKILRSLTSLTTVGLSGNLWECSPKICALATWLSGFQGRWEHSILCHSPDHTQGEDILDAVYGFQLCWNLSTVVTPLATTEAAPTTEYTKRTSSSHFHVGDKEIPTTAGMVVTTEEPFPEPNNAIFTQRVITGTMALLFSFFFIIFIVFISRKCCPPTLRRIRQCSMIQNHRQLRSQTRLHMANMSDQGPYNEYEPTHEGPFIIINGYGQCKCQQLPYKECEV; encoded by the exons ATGCAACCTCCAATGTACTCAAAAGAATGG TTATCCTCTCTGCACCCCGAGCTCTTCTACGGTCTTCGCAAGCTACAGACCTTGCACTTACGTTCCAACTCCCTGCGGACCATCCCAGTCCGCCTGTTCTGGGACTGTCGTAGCCTGGAGTTCCTGGATTTGAGCACAAACCGCTTGCGAAGTTTGGCTCGCAACGGATTTGCGGGATTAATCAAGCTGAGGGAGCTTCACCTAGAGCACAACCAGCTGACAAAGATTAATTTTGCTCACTTCCTCCGGCTGAGCAGCCTGCACACGCTCTTCTTGCAGTGGAACAAAATTAGCAACTTGACATGTGGGATGGAGTGGACCTGGGGCACCTTAGAAAAGCTCGATTTGACTGGAAACGAAATCAAAGCCATCGACCTAACAGTCTTTGAAACTATGCCTAACCTTAAAACCCTCCTCATGGATAACAACAAGCTCACCACTCTGGATTCCAAGATCCTGAGGTCGCTGACATCCCTCACCACCGTGGGCCTCTCCGGCAATCTGTGGGAATGCAGCCCAAAGATCTGCGCCTTGGCCACATGGTTGAGTGGCTTCCAAGGTCGGTGGGAGCACTCCATCCTCTGCCACAGCCCTGACCACACCCAGGGAGAGGATATTCTGGATGCAGTGTATGGTTTTCAGCTTTGCTGGAATTTATCGACTGTTGTTACGCCCCTGGCTACGACCGAGGCGGCTCCGACTACCGAGTACACAAAAAGAACCAGCTCTTCTCATTTCCATGTGGGAGACAAAGAGATTCCAACTACAGCAGGCATGGTCGTTACCACTGAAGAACCTTTCCCCGAGCCAAACAATGCCATCTTCACTCAGAGGGTAATTACAGGAACAATGgctttattgttttctttcttttttatcatttttatagTGTTCATCTCCAGGAAGTGCTGCCCTCCCACACTAAGAAGAATTAGGCAGTGCTCAATGATTCAAAACCACAGGCAGCTCCGATCCCAAACCCGGCTGCATATGGCAAATATGTCAGACCAAGGACCCTACAACGAATACGAACCCACCCACGAAGGACCCTTCATCATCATCAATGGCTACGGACAGTGCaagtgccagcagctgccctaTAAAGAATGTGAAGTATAA
- the LRRTM2 gene encoding leucine-rich repeat transmembrane neuronal protein 2 isoform X1, whose translation MGLHFKWPLGARMLAALYAMSMVLKMLPALGMACPPKCRCEKLLFYCDSQGFHSVPNTTEKGSLGLSLRHNYISELERDQFASFSQLTWLHLDHNQIATVREDSFQGLYKLKELVLSSNKIFHLPNTTFSQLLNLQNLDLSFNQLSSLHPELFYGLRKLQTLHLRSNSLRTIPVRLFWDCRSLEFLDLSTNRLRSLARNGFAGLIKLRELHLEHNQLTKINFAHFLRLSSLHTLFLQWNKISNLTCGMEWTWGTLEKLDLTGNEIKAIDLTVFETMPNLKTLLMDNNKLTTLDSKILRSLTSLTTVGLSGNLWECSPKICALATWLSGFQGRWEHSILCHSPDHTQGEDILDAVYGFQLCWNLSTVVTPLATTEAAPTTEYTKRTSSSHFHVGDKEIPTTAGMVVTTEEPFPEPNNAIFTQRVITGTMALLFSFFFIIFIVFISRKCCPPTLRRIRQCSMIQNHRQLRSQTRLHMANMSDQGPYNEYEPTHEGPFIIINGYGQCKCQQLPYKECEV comes from the exons ATGG GCTTACATTTCAAGTGGCCATTAGGGGCTCGTATGCTGGCAGCACTATATGCAATGAGTatggttttaaaaatgctgcCTGCCTTGGGCATGGCTTGTCCACCAAAATGTCGCTGTGAGAAGCTGCTCTTTTACTGTGACTCTCAGGGGTTTCACTCAGTGCCAAACACCACTGAAAAGGGCTCGCTAGGTTTGTCACTGAGGCACAATTATATTTCTGAACTTGAAAGGGATCAATTTGCAAGCTTCAGTCAACTTACTTGGCTTCACTTAGATCATAATCAAATTGCAACAGTCAGAGAAGATTCTTTTCAAGGACTGTATAAACTTAAGGAATTAGTCTTAAGTTCCAACAAAATCTTTCATTTGCCAAACACAACTTTTAGCCAGCTGCTTAACCTGCAGAATTTGGACCTCTCTTTTAATCAGTTATCCTCTCTGCACCCCGAGCTCTTCTACGGTCTTCGCAAGCTACAGACCTTGCACTTACGTTCCAACTCCCTGCGGACCATCCCAGTCCGCCTGTTCTGGGACTGTCGTAGCCTGGAGTTCCTGGATTTGAGCACAAACCGCTTGCGAAGTTTGGCTCGCAACGGATTTGCGGGATTAATCAAGCTGAGGGAGCTTCACCTAGAGCACAACCAGCTGACAAAGATTAATTTTGCTCACTTCCTCCGGCTGAGCAGCCTGCACACGCTCTTCTTGCAGTGGAACAAAATTAGCAACTTGACATGTGGGATGGAGTGGACCTGGGGCACCTTAGAAAAGCTCGATTTGACTGGAAACGAAATCAAAGCCATCGACCTAACAGTCTTTGAAACTATGCCTAACCTTAAAACCCTCCTCATGGATAACAACAAGCTCACCACTCTGGATTCCAAGATCCTGAGGTCGCTGACATCCCTCACCACCGTGGGCCTCTCCGGCAATCTGTGGGAATGCAGCCCAAAGATCTGCGCCTTGGCCACATGGTTGAGTGGCTTCCAAGGTCGGTGGGAGCACTCCATCCTCTGCCACAGCCCTGACCACACCCAGGGAGAGGATATTCTGGATGCAGTGTATGGTTTTCAGCTTTGCTGGAATTTATCGACTGTTGTTACGCCCCTGGCTACGACCGAGGCGGCTCCGACTACCGAGTACACAAAAAGAACCAGCTCTTCTCATTTCCATGTGGGAGACAAAGAGATTCCAACTACAGCAGGCATGGTCGTTACCACTGAAGAACCTTTCCCCGAGCCAAACAATGCCATCTTCACTCAGAGGGTAATTACAGGAACAATGgctttattgttttctttcttttttatcatttttatagTGTTCATCTCCAGGAAGTGCTGCCCTCCCACACTAAGAAGAATTAGGCAGTGCTCAATGATTCAAAACCACAGGCAGCTCCGATCCCAAACCCGGCTGCATATGGCAAATATGTCAGACCAAGGACCCTACAACGAATACGAACCCACCCACGAAGGACCCTTCATCATCATCAATGGCTACGGACAGTGCaagtgccagcagctgccctaTAAAGAATGTGAAGTATAA